The sequence below is a genomic window from Nostoc flagelliforme CCNUN1.
AAAGGATTTAGCAACGGTGGAGGTGGTGTGATATCTGCCTGTTGCCCTGCGGGAAAACGAACAGTAACTCGGTTATCTACATTATCAAAAAACGGCAGAAGTTGCGTATTTGACTGAGACTGCGCCTTCACTGAATTTTGCCAGCAAAATGAGGAAACCAGTAGCAGAACAAACACTTTTACTATCTGCTTTGACCTATTGGTTAGAGGATTTGGCTGCATAATTTTTAGATTAATTACTTAGATCGCAAGACTACATCAAGTTTAATTTAATGGATGCTATCCATTAAAAAAAATCGGTTTTTTTTTAATGTATCGGGTTGATGAAGTTTTTTAAAAGTCTGTTAACTTGAAATTTTAAATTATTGATTACCTTGTCTTAAACTAACTAAAGGTGGCGCGTAATCCCAATTCTGTATGAAGATGCGTTAAATCATCTTGATCGCTTCTGGTAGAATACTTAGTTGCAATATAATTACTTTGTAGAGCAGGTGATAAACCTGCTGTTTTTTTAATATTTAATTAATTGTCAAAAATGCCTTTTACTTATAACCGCACGGTTCGTTTTCAAGATACTGATGCTGCTGGAGTAGTTTATTTTGCTAATGTTTTGGGTATTTGCCACGAAGCTTATGAAGAATCTCTAGAAGCATCAAGTATTAATCTCAAAGATTTTTTTACTAATCCATCTGTAGCTTTCCCCATTGTTCATGCTAGCGTCGATTTTTTGCGCCCTATGTTTGGAGGAGACAAGTTACTAATTAGTTTAATTCCCCAAAAAATAAGTGGTGATAAGTTTGAAATTACTTACGAAATTACAGTGGCTGAGGTGGTAGTTGCTAAGGCTATTACTAGGCATGTTTGTATTGATGCAAGTAGTAGAAGTAAGCAGGAATTACCTAATGAGATAGTTCAGTGGTTGGAAACGAACCGCAGAGATGCTGAGGGCGCAGAGAGAAGAAAGTCGAGAGAGGTTATGTGATGCGATTTTGGAGAAATTCTCTGGCTATTTGCTGTAATTGTTGGTGGTTAATTTTACCTTGGGAGTTACGAGGTAGATTTTGCTGGGGAATCCAATATTTCGGAATTTTAAATTTGCTAAGTTTGTCTTTGAGTAGGGTTTGCATTTTTAAGGCAGAGGTATTTGGTTTTTTGGGAACGTAAATTGCTGTTAAAGCTTGCCCCCAATGTTTATCTGGGATGCCAATGACACAAATATCGGCAACCATTTGAGTTGCTTGTATAGCTGATTCAATCTCTACTGGGTAAAT
It includes:
- a CDS encoding acyl-CoA thioesterase; protein product: MPFTYNRTVRFQDTDAAGVVYFANVLGICHEAYEESLEASSINLKDFFTNPSVAFPIVHASVDFLRPMFGGDKLLISLIPQKISGDKFEITYEITVAEVVVAKAITRHVCIDASSRSKQELPNEIVQWLETNRRDAEGAERRKSREVM